Part of the Halogeometricum sp. S3BR5-2 genome, GCGTTCCTCGAACGGACGGACGACCGGTTGACGGTGGAGACGGCGACGAACGTGGGCGAGGCGCTCGACCGACTCGCCGAGGAGGCGTTCGACTGCGTCGTCTCCGACTACGAGATGCCGGAACGGACCGGAATCGACCTCCTCGAAACCATCCGGACGACCCGGCCGGACCTTCCCTTCATCCTCTACACCGGGCGGGGGTCCGAGGAGGTGGCCAGCGAGGCCATCACGGCCGGCGCGACGGACTACCTCCAGAAGGAGAGGGGGACCGACCACTACGCCGTCTTGGCGAACCGAATCGTGAACGTGGTCGAACGAGAGCGCGCGCGGGCCTCGATAGACGAGATACAGCATCTGTTCTCCGAACTCGTCGACCGCACCGACGACGTGCTCTGGTTGTTCTCGGGCGACTGGCGCGAGGCGGTGTTCGTCACGACCTCTTACGAGGACGTCTACGGACAGTCGCGAGCGGCGCTTCGGGAGGACCCCAGCGCGTTCCTCGACGCGGTGCATCCCGAGGACCGGGCGCGGGTCGAGCGGGCGATGAGGGGCCTCTCGAACGGCCGGCCGGTCGACATCGAGTACCGCGTCAACGAGGCCGAGGGCTACGAGCGCTACGTGTGGGTCAAGGGCGAACCGATAACCGACGCCGACGGCCGGGTGACGCACGTCGGCGGGTCGACGCGCGACATCACGCGCCGTCGGACCCGCGAGGCCGAACTCGCCCGCGCGGAGCGCCAGTACGAGGCGGTGTTCGAGGACCCGAACGTCCTCGTGGGACTGCTCACCCCCGACGGGACCGTTCTCGACGTCAACCGGACGGCCATGGAGTACGTCGACGCCGACCGCGAGGCGGTACTCGGCGCGCCGTTCCGCGAGACGCCGTGGTGGGGCGACGACGACTCCCTCCGCGACGACGTCCAGCGGTGGGTCGACCGTGCGGCGTCGGGCGAGTACGTCCCGTTCGAGGCGGAAATCGTCGGCTCCGGCGGGAATCGCATCGTCAGCGGCGTGTTCAGACCGGTGACGGACGACGACGGCGAGGTGACCGAGATAATCGTCTCCGACCGCGACATCACCGACCGCCGGACGCGCGAACGCGTCCTCCGGGAGATGTACGAGATAACCGCCGACCCCGCGCTCCCCTTCGAGGAGCGCATTCGGAAGCTTCTCGCACTCGGCCGCGCGCAACTCGGAGTCAGATACGGGACGCTGTCGCGGATTCGGGGCGAGGAGTACCGCTTCGAGGTGGTCGACGCGGCCGACGACAGCATCCGCGAGGGGGACGTCGTACCGGTGTCGGCGACCAACTGCGAGATAGCCGCCGCGACCGAGGAGACGCTCGTTCTCGAAGACGTCGCGCGCGACGCGCCGGAGGAGACGGACCGGGCCGGCTTCGCCGAGTGGGGCATCTCCTGTTACCTCGGTACCCCCGTTTTCGTCGACGACGGCGTCTACGGGACGTTCTGCTTCTACGACACGGAAGCCAGGAGCGAGCCGTTCTCGGAGTGGGAAGTCACGCTCGTGGACCTGATGAGCCGCTGGGTGAGTTCGGAGCTCCAGCGCCGGCGGGCGAGCGAGCGGTTACAGCGGCAGAACGAGCGACTGGGTCGGTTCACGTCTATCGTCTCGCACGACCTGCGGAACCCGCTGAGCGTGGCGATGGGGTCGGTCGAACTGGCCGCGCAGACCGAGGACCTGAGTCACTTGGCGCCCGCGCGGCGCGCCCTCCGACGGATGAACGGGCTCATCGACGACCTGCTCGTACTGGCGCGGTCGGGTGACACCATCGACGACCTCTCCGCCGTCGAACTCGACTCGGTCGTCGAGCGGTCGTGGGCGAACGTCCCGACAGCCGACGCGACGCTGCGAGTCGAGACCGAGCGGCGGATTCGCGCCGACGAGGCGCGACTCCGGCAACTGTTCGAGAACCTCCTCCGGAACGCTGTCGAACACGGTTCGACAGGCCACCGGACGAGGTCCGGTGACGCCGTGGAACACGGCTCCAGAGGCGAACAGACGGAAGCGGAGTCCGGGAGTGACGACCGACCGGTGACCGTCTCAGTCGGCGACCTGACCGACGGCTTCTACGTGGCCGACGACGGACCGGGGATTCCGCCGGAGAACCGCGAGCGCGTGTTCGAGAACGGCTACTCGACGGACCGGGACGGAACCGGGTACGGGCTCGCAATCGTCGGCGAGATAGCCGACGCGCACGGCTGGGCGGTTCGCGTGACCGAGAGCGACTCGGGCGGCGCGCGGTTCGAGGTCACGGGCGTCGACATCGTCGACGTCGTCGACGCCGAGTGAGCCGCGCGTCTCAGAGCCGCGATTCGGGGTTCACTCGGGCGACCCACTTCCACGGGTTCTCCAACTCCTCTTCGGTCGGGAGGTTCTCCGGGCGCTCCCACACCGTCGAGGCGGCGGCGACGCCCCGTTCGTCCGCGACGGTCTCGAAGAACTTCGCGCCGCGTTCGTACTGGCGGCGCTTCATCCCGAGGCCGAGGAGGCGGCGCGCGAGGCGAGCGACGGGACCGCCGCCCTTGCGTCGGGCGTCGAGTTTCTCCCGCAGGTCCTCGTACTCCTCGTCGAACGCGCGGTCCATCAGCAGTTCCGCGTACCCCTCGACGGCCGTCATCGCGGTGTCGAGGTCCGAGAACGCCTCGCGGTCGAACTCCCCGTCCGCGAGGGCGTCGAGGCCGTCCTGCATCCGGCTTTCGAGGTGGTCGGAGAGCCACGGAGCGGCGCCGAACTCGGCGGCGTGGGACACCTCGTGAAAGGCGATCCAGCGCCGGAATCGGGCGAAGTCGACGTCCAGCGACTCCGACGCGGCGACGATGTTCGGGTGGACGAAGTAGAGGCCGTGCTCCTCGTCGCCCTCGGCGAGGAGGAGGGGGTCGTACTGCCCGAGAACGTTCTTGCCGAGGAACGACAGCATGAACGCCATCGTCCCGGTGTTGACCACGCGGGTGACGCCGGGGAGGGTGACGCGGCTCTGCTCCTCGATGGGTCGCATCACGCGCTCGAACGTCCGGATGTTCGCGTCGATCCAGTGGTGACGGCTCTGCACTTCGACGGTGTCGGGGAGGTCGAACTCGACGTCGCCCACGTCGCGGAGGCGGCGGCGGGCGTCTCGCACGTCCGTCGCGTACCCCTCGCGGTCGGCCTCGGAGAGCGTGAGGTCGCCGGGGTCGGTCACGTTCTTCGCGGCGTCGGCGACGGCGACCCAGTCGATGGCGCCGGTTCCGGTGCCGTCGCCCGAAGCGGTCGCGACCGCGTGGACGCTACGGAGGATATCCATACAGGACGGTAGAGGTGGGGAGACAAAACCCTTGTTCTGGCGGCCTGCACCGCGGCACGCCGGTCTGAAGGCCGACGCCGGCGTCTCCCGACGGTCCCTCCTCCCCGTTTATGCGCGCTCGGGTCGACGTGCGACCGATGCTCACCATCGACCACGTCGCCTTCGCCGGCCTCGACTTGGACGACCTGCGCGCGGTCGCCGAAACCGTCGGCCTCCCCACAACATACGGCGGCCCGCACGGAACCGGAACGACGCACATGGCCGTCGTCGGTCTCCCCGACGGCTCCTACCTCGAACTCGTCGCCCCGACGGAGGGCACCGACCCCGCCGACGCCGGGTTCTGGCCCGCCCACCTCGCCGCGGACGCCGGCCCCGCCGGGTGGTGTCTCGACGCCTCCGACGCGGCGAAGTCGGCGAAGTCCGCCATCGACCGCGGCGTCCGCGTCGACGGCCCGCACGAGGCCTCGCGCACCCGCCCCGACGGGACGCGCGTCGAGTGGGACATGTGCTTCGAGGGCCCCGACGGCGACGAACGCCTCCCGTTCGTCGTCGCCGACCGGACGCCCCGGTCCTACCGGACGACGCCCGACCCCGACCTCCGCGACTCACCGCTTCTCGGCACCGCCGCCGTCGTCCTCGCCGTCGAGGACGCCGACGCCTCGGTGGACCTCCTGGCCCGCCGCCACCGCCTGCCGACGCCCGTCGACGCCGACGGCCCGTTCGACCGCCTGCGCGTCTGTCCGGGGGCGCCGGTCGCCCTCGCGGAGGCGGGGACGGACGGAGCGCTCCGGGAGCGAATCGAGACGGTCGGCGAGGGGCCGTGCGCGTACCTCCTCGGCGTCGACGACTTCGAGGCGGCCCGCGAGCGCTTCTCGCTCGGCGACCCGTTCGCGTTCGGACAGACGCGCAGGCGGGCGGCGTGGTTCGACCACGAGCGATTCGCGGGGCGACTCGGCGTCGTCGAGCGGTCGGACTGAGCGGTCGCTCGGCGTCGTCGCTCGCCGGCGAGAGAAAGGAAAACCGTCGCGTCGGTCGAAAGCGGGGTCGAGTTAGACTTCGGCCTCGAAGTCTTCCAGCGCGTACACCTGATCGGTGCCGCGGCGGTCGAGCGTCTCGTTGGCGAGGAGCCAGTAGACGACCGACAGGGCGCGTCGACCCTTGTTGTTCGTCGGGACGACGAGGTCGACGTTCGAGGTCTGGTTGTTCGAGTCGCACATGGCGATGACCGGGATGCCGACCGTGATGGCCTCCTTGACCGCCTGCGCGTCGCCGATGGGGTCGGTGACGACGACCACGTCGGGTTCGATGTAGCCGGCGTAGTCGGGGTTCGTCAGCGTGCCCGGGATGAACCGACCCGTGCGGGCGCGGGCGCCGACGGCGTCGGCGAACTTCTTGGCCGGGAACCGACCGTACTGGCGCGAACTCGTGACCAGAATCTGCTCGGGGTCGTAGTTCGCGAGGAAGTCCGCGGCGGTGCGGATGCGCGAGTCCGTCTGGCTCACGTCGAGGACGTACAGACCGTCGTCGCGGACGCGGTGGATGAACCGCTCCATGTCCTTCGTCTTCTGCTGCGTCCCGATGTGGACCCCGGCGCCGAGGTAGTCCTCGACGGGGATGAGGAGGTCGGCCTCCTCGTCCGGCATGACGTCCTCGTCGAACGCCGGCCCGGTTTCTTCCTCGTCTTCCTCGAGCGTTTCGGCCTCGGCCTCGTCCTCGTCCGCCGCCGGAGCCTCCTCGGTTTCGGCTTCGGCGTCGGCTTCGGCTTCTTCGGCCTCGGCGACTTCTTCTTCGGTCGTCTCGGCCTCGGTCGTCTCGGCGGCGTCGGCGTCGGCGTCTTCGGCCTCCGCGACGTCCTCGTCGACGACTTCGACCGCTTCGTTGTCGTTGTCT contains:
- a CDS encoding response regulator, whose translation is MNEFAGVSSPSTDRIRVLHVDDAPDLSELVAAFLERTDDRLTVETATNVGEALDRLAEEAFDCVVSDYEMPERTGIDLLETIRTTRPDLPFILYTGRGSEEVASEAITAGATDYLQKERGTDHYAVLANRIVNVVERERARASIDEIQHLFSELVDRTDDVLWLFSGDWREAVFVTTSYEDVYGQSRAALREDPSAFLDAVHPEDRARVERAMRGLSNGRPVDIEYRVNEAEGYERYVWVKGEPITDADGRVTHVGGSTRDITRRRTREAELARAERQYEAVFEDPNVLVGLLTPDGTVLDVNRTAMEYVDADREAVLGAPFRETPWWGDDDSLRDDVQRWVDRAASGEYVPFEAEIVGSGGNRIVSGVFRPVTDDDGEVTEIIVSDRDITDRRTRERVLREMYEITADPALPFEERIRKLLALGRAQLGVRYGTLSRIRGEEYRFEVVDAADDSIREGDVVPVSATNCEIAAATEETLVLEDVARDAPEETDRAGFAEWGISCYLGTPVFVDDGVYGTFCFYDTEARSEPFSEWEVTLVDLMSRWVSSELQRRRASERLQRQNERLGRFTSIVSHDLRNPLSVAMGSVELAAQTEDLSHLAPARRALRRMNGLIDDLLVLARSGDTIDDLSAVELDSVVERSWANVPTADATLRVETERRIRADEARLRQLFENLLRNAVEHGSTGHRTRSGDAVEHGSRGEQTEAESGSDDRPVTVSVGDLTDGFYVADDGPGIPPENRERVFENGYSTDRDGTGYGLAIVGEIADAHGWAVRVTESDSGGARFEVTGVDIVDVVDAE
- a CDS encoding VOC family protein, with translation MLTIDHVAFAGLDLDDLRAVAETVGLPTTYGGPHGTGTTHMAVVGLPDGSYLELVAPTEGTDPADAGFWPAHLAADAGPAGWCLDASDAAKSAKSAIDRGVRVDGPHEASRTRPDGTRVEWDMCFEGPDGDERLPFVVADRTPRSYRTTPDPDLRDSPLLGTAAVVLAVEDADASVDLLARRHRLPTPVDADGPFDRLRVCPGAPVALAEAGTDGALRERIETVGEGPCAYLLGVDDFEAARERFSLGDPFAFGQTRRRAAWFDHERFAGRLGVVERSD
- a CDS encoding zinc-dependent metalloprotease; the protein is MDILRSVHAVATASGDGTGTGAIDWVAVADAAKNVTDPGDLTLSEADREGYATDVRDARRRLRDVGDVEFDLPDTVEVQSRHHWIDANIRTFERVMRPIEEQSRVTLPGVTRVVNTGTMAFMLSFLGKNVLGQYDPLLLAEGDEEHGLYFVHPNIVAASESLDVDFARFRRWIAFHEVSHAAEFGAAPWLSDHLESRMQDGLDALADGEFDREAFSDLDTAMTAVEGYAELLMDRAFDEEYEDLREKLDARRKGGGPVARLARRLLGLGMKRRQYERGAKFFETVADERGVAAASTVWERPENLPTEEELENPWKWVARVNPESRL
- the rpsB gene encoding 30S ribosomal protein S2 — its product is MTDNDNEAVEVVDEDVAEAEDADADAAETTEAETTEEEVAEAEEAEADAEAETEEAPAADEDEAEAETLEEDEEETGPAFDEDVMPDEEADLLIPVEDYLGAGVHIGTQQKTKDMERFIHRVRDDGLYVLDVSQTDSRIRTAADFLANYDPEQILVTSSRQYGRFPAKKFADAVGARARTGRFIPGTLTNPDYAGYIEPDVVVVTDPIGDAQAVKEAITVGIPVIAMCDSNNQTSNVDLVVPTNNKGRRALSVVYWLLANETLDRRGTDQVYALEDFEAEV